In Benincasa hispida cultivar B227 chromosome 8, ASM972705v1, whole genome shotgun sequence, the sequence AATTTTATATAGTATTAATGTTGATTTCATGACttaattaaatagatttttttttggtcCACGTATTGTAATCTTATcggtaatttattttttaagaggaaatagtattttaaaaaatagaaaatatctAAGCGGTTCCCTTCGCAAACGATTTCTAAATTGAaaagaaatgaatttttaaGATGGTTTGAATGTGTTTGAAAAGGAAACCTTATTTGAAGATTAATGTTAATTGTATTGAATGGTTGACTGACCTTGGTTTAGTTCTAGCGAACAAAAATATAAGATAAGCCAGAGTTGgacttaaatatatatattatcttgGAGACTAAGATTTAGAGTCCTTTATTTACCCAaccaataatttttaaaaagaaaacaaattggAGGCCCACaattacatatttaaaattaatatgtcaATGTTATGAGACGGCCAGTTGTGGCAAACGGCGTTAGCGGCTACGACCcattttgttaaattattgttttctttgtatatatatatatataaattgttaaaaaaaaaaaaaaaaacttttacatTTCTTTCCTGATTTTGCTAGATTCAAATCTATTCCTTTATTTCATATTTCGATTTTAAAGCTTTAAAACTACAtatctcaaatttaaaaagttttttaaggGAATAATTCAAAAGAACATGTCCATCGATAtacttttgtaatttaaattgtttaaaaaatgttgaacttttttaattttgtataattaaCTTCATCagtataatatttttcaataacaaaattttaaactctTGTCAAAGTAATTTTTGAACATTATTCAAATCACACctctacatttttttaatttaaaaaggcatccacacaaaattgaaatttcaatacTAAATAGACACGATATTACAAATTAAGCttccaattttaaaatctcTTGTATTAGAgtactttatttaatataatattaaaaaaatcaggaCTAAATTTTGCAGCCAAACATGAGAATGAGCATTAGTTAGAGCGGTAAGATGGTCAAATTGCGCCGaacaataaagaaataaaataaattaattaataaattaaaaagatttgaaaatagaTGATAGGGAGGGGAAATTAGCCAAAGGATATGGGATTTAGAAGTCCTTGTCAGCAGAAGATGAACAGTATGAGCTGGGACATCCGACGGTGGGTAATGCATCATCAAGTAGCAAAAGTTGGTCGGAAGAGGAGCAGTGGGCTAAATAAAAAGGCCCCGCTGGCATCTAATCTCTCACTATTTGTTTTATATTCTATGATTGTATCTCGTTATTATGGCGAGACCACTTTCATGGAGCTTCTCTTGCATTTACAATAACAATACctcaatgaaaattttatatatattttttttctttttattctatCTGTAAAGCTTTCCAGTACCTCTAAACAGTTGGCTCTGTTTTACCACATCTAAAGTTTGCTTTTGATTTTTCCCTTTAGATCTGTTTCGATCCCACACCCATCTTTCAGATGTCTCTTTCCTTTTAAAATCTTCTTCCCCAGGGCTCCGCTCTTCCAGTTTCCTGCTtcctctaattttctttttattttatcctcTCCTTAATCTTTTCTTATAATCTCAGATCCTTCAGTTTTCATTTCTGGGTCttcttttaaatgttaaaaatgGCGGTTTTCAATGCTGTTTTTGCATACTATTTTTCTTATTAAGAAACAGAGACTCCTGTTCtgtttccatttctttttcttttgcaatCTGTAATACCCGAATCGATGGACCTCGTGGTTGATCCGTCACCAAAACCTGTGTTTCAAGGTTTGACATTAGAGACGGCAATCTCGGTTACAAAATCGATATTGCTCGCAATTGGGTTCATATCCACTGTAATTTTGTTCAAAGTGGCTATAATCCCAAAATTTGCTAGTCTTCTTATCACAACTCTTCCTCGTCTTTTGGTCTCCTTCAGATTATGGCTCTCTCCTCCCTACGTCTTCATCCTCTTCAACTTCCTTATGATCGCCGCCTTCATCTCCTCTGCCTTCCGCCACCAAAAAGACACATCCGAAACTAATTACACTCCCATTTCTCATGAAAATACTCATGTTTCTGCATCCACTCCCTATAAATTGACCCATGAGGACCGAGCCTTTTCGATCACTGCTCGTTCCGGAGAAATCTGGGATGGGATCTCGGACGAGGATGAACaggggaaagaagaagaagaagaagaagaagaagaagaagaagaagggaaacgGGTGAAATGGGATTTCCCAACTCTGTTCACTGAAAAATTCAGTGACCCATCATCGGAGAAGTTCTGTGCATATTCCAGCGAGAAGGTGGAGGAGGAAAAAGATGACGGGGGCGGCGGTGGCGATGACTCGATGGAGGCCACGTGGAAGGCGATCATGGAAAGGCAAGGGAAACAGACGCCGCAGCTGAAGAAGAGCCAGACATGGGACTCCCCTCCGCCGGCACGCTTAATTAGAGCCGCCGGTGGCGAGGAGGAGCCGACGGCGTGGGATCGGAATGAGGTAAGGAAGTCGGAGAGGTTCCAACAAACGCTGTCGTTTCGGAGAAAGATATCGATGAGTTCGGAAGAACTGAAGAGCCGGGCAGAGGCGTTCATAGAAATGGTAAACCGGGGCATCCGGTTACAGAGACAAGAATCAGAGCAGCGTTTCTTGCAGGCAATGAAACGTAGCTTTTAGTGGTACAGAAATTTAGTCCTTAATGTTAATAATCAAGTAATATTTGGAGGTGCATTTTGTTTTAGGCTTCTCtttaattttccatttccaTGTCCTGCCCTGTTATCACTTATGTGTGTGATGTTATGTCATGTGTATacattttctcttctcttctatTGTAAAATGGATGTATCCATTTAACTTCAAATGAATACTATTATCTTTTTGTCAGGTGCGTCCTTTCAAATCCATATTAAATTACACCATGTGCTTATAGATTTCCTCTTATTTGCAAAGGTATAACTATAAGCAAGGGTGTCGGAATataagtagggaaattgaagtactaaattttttatgttctaaagccttttttcttttcttaaaagtTGTATGTTCTAAAGTTGTTCCCTATATTTGGTATTTTGGAATCTGGGGggatcaaattttagttttattgggTTTGAGTTATGTGTGTTAATTTTAGGATGAGAAAAAGAGGGGGAGAATACCACTAGAGTTTTTATTAGATAGAAAACAGCATTATTAAATGCAACACCAAAAACTATTTTGTAAGTGTAAACAAACTTCCTAATCTTTTAATACAATTCAAACTAGATTTATTTAGTAGAACATGCTAAAATGCTTAATTATGTGACATtcgaataaaaatttaaatcataaaaatttCTAATAATATGCATGATAATCTAATATAACAATGTTAAAGAGGCGGGGTCGAAgctgattaattaattgagtgAGGGTGGAATCTTAGCTTGTTGGATGGATAATCGATCGTTAGGTTTGTAAAGAATTGAGAATGGTAGGCAGCATGATTGCATGCCTTGTTCGGTGCAACTATTGACCACCACAATGAAGGctttaaacattaaaatttgactaattaAATTGCTCCATCTTAATAAGCGTTTTTCTCTTGGAAGGTGAGAGTTGATTTAGACACTTCCAACCAATGCTCAGAGGAATTTCGGAAATCTCATCAATAGAGATACAATCAGCTGACTATGATTTTTAATgagttgggtttttttttttttgaataagcaaaaaaaatgcaaaaccAGACCTTCCTTCCTTGCCGCCTTAATAACTCTCGGTTCTAAAATTGAACAAGCAAAACTGAAAAATGCATGTCTAACTCCAAACCAAAGGTCATTTTATCTCATTCACATTTCAGaaaattttgaacaaacttACTCGAGAAACCTGCAACATATCAGTCGATCCAAAAGGGTGGAAAATGGATATCAATATATGATACATCTATCTATCGCCATGTGGCCGTAAATTGCACGAGTGTTTCCGAGGAGTGGAGAAGGAGAAACAAAGGCTATGGAATCAAGCAATGGAAGTAAGCTTCATAATCAACAGCAACACGAAACACCAGTTGATTGGGTCATTTTTCATCATCATCTCGCCCACCCCGGAACAAATGCAAGGAGATGGCGCCAACGGAATGTCAGGCATAGGTGGGCGTTCAATGGGTGGAGAAGGGGGTGAGGAGGGAGGAGGACGAGGAGGGTGGCGTGGCCTAAGTCGCTCCTCTTGGTTAGCGCCGCCGTGGTTTGAATTGTTGGCGTCGCTCAAGCGTTGGAGGACTTGGACTCGGAGCTTAAGTCCCATAAGGCAGTGTTGGGGGCGGCCGCATATGAAGTAACGACTGCCTGGTTGGATCAGGCGGATCACTGTCTCCCCGTCGCTGTGAGTGCTGATTGGGTTCACGGTGCGGCAATTGAAGAAGTCTGTTCGGTTCACTTCCAGCACGTCGTGAACTGGCAAGTATTTGAACACTGAAACACACCAAACAAAATTTAGCTAACTACAACTTGAGAAACgtgattttgaaatcaatttaatgtttgattttCAACATATATAAGAAATGTAGATTGATTAATCAAGAAACAGAATCATGCAGATGCCCTAAAACAGTAAGAAACGATCGAATAAATTTGATTACAATCACTATTAAAGAACGACTGTGTTTGTATTTACACATGTGGCAatagaagagaattagaatgaAACAGCGACAGAATCAAACGAATTCAAGTGATCAGTTATAAATTGTAATGCAAGAATGTCAGCGCAAGCAATAGTTGAAACTTGGAAAGCAAATAATTCAAGAACAGGCATGCAAATCAAGATTCTTCAGTTTACAACGGTCATCGAACAGAACTTAGCAAAGATCAAAGTATACGACATAAAAACTtaattgaagatgtgttttcAAAGggcaggggtaaaacagaggaGAAATGAACGAACCGAGATAGTCACCGACTTGGAACATGGTGGCCGCTGACCAAGCTAGGATGTTGGAATTGAGATCCCAACCGGAAGATCCACCAACGGAATGGTTAGTCGCAGTGACGCAGCGAAAGAAAATTGCCGTAAATACCATCACGATGATCATCCTCACTGCCCAGCCCGGTCTCAGTGCCTCCATTTCGGTCAAAATCACTACATACAAAGAAGATCCACAAAGGAAAAGTTGCAAAGGAAGCattggaagaaaagaaaatatcaagatcgatagaaaaaataaagaaatcacGAGGAATCTTCACGACCTTGCAAGAATCGAGGAGAGCAACGGGGCGATAAATCTAAACCATACCAGAAATTGCTTATTGTGTTTGTCAAGACGGTGGTTCTTCAAATTGGAAGAAAGCAATTACAAGAAGAAGGTGGGGCGAGAAGAGGTGGAAGACAGAGTGAAAGGGAAGAGAGGCGGAGAGAGTGGTTTCAATTTCATGTATAACATACACCGCTTTCCCGCCTTTTATAAAACCATAACAGTTtttcacttttcttttcttttttttactaCCAGTTATTCACTTTTTATTAtcgttcaattttaatttaaaatctaaaaacacttcaaacagaaaaataaaataaaattatttataaaaaattctACTATGTagatcatattatattaaaaaaacaatctaTTAGATTTCAAATTGAATGTTAGGTTTGATAGgatctaaaattttcaattttgtgtctaataaattaaaaagttaaagaaaatGTTGAAAGTTTAGGTTCAATGATATATTAGACactaaataaaaattcaaagtgtttattaaactatttaaaaagttCAGAAAACTGAAAATTTAGAGCTATCttagacatttttaaagaattaagagactaaattgaaaaaaagaaaaaaaatgagagaccaaaaattaaacttgtaatgttttcttttacataatttataattaattaacttttctAATTTTGTTATTACTAGCAGGTcacttctttttttgtttttttagatttttgtatGGATGACACTTTCAGGAGGATTCTTATGATTGATGATCCATCCCTCACAAACTTATGATATATAACCTCTTTCTTACGTCATAACCAATTATCGCATTTTTTTAACCTATTGTGTTAGGGATGACCATGTGCATCCTAATGTCAGGGGGCCATCTGgtcatcatcattttcaaaaaaatctaaCAAACTGTAAGCCCTCAATCTAAGCTAAAAATAAGCCAAGCTAACATTTGAACCAAGAAGTTTGAATGGATTGTATGTAGATTAAAGAAGCTAAAATTTGGCAAAGTGTTCAAACTATGTTATGAACTTAGGGAAACTTGTAGGAACAAGGCATGTGTTGGCTTAGAAGTAAAGAATGAgcaatttggctaagtgttggaggTAGGAGTGGACACATAATCCAATGAAGATGAGGGAATTTGGACTAACTGTTGTTAGGAAAGGAGTAGGACTCAACCAATAAAGCATGATGGGGTAAGTTCAACTCGTCTTTTATGTTGAACACATGCCAAGATTAAGAAATCCTACTTGGACGCATAGCTATGAAGGATTAACAAAGAACTAAGTATATAAGGAGTAGGGCTTAATCTTGGAGGAGTTCAAACCATCACTGTAAAGTTGGAAGCATAGTTGGAGTTGTTGAAAGCTTTGAACACATGTCTTGGCCAAGCAAGGACACACTTGGACGCACGCTAGGGCAAGTTGTACTATCTTGGATGCATGATAGAACCAATATGGACACCTAGGGTTGGGTTAGACGCATAGTAAAAGATTTTGTTAAGTGTTGAACAACACATAAAAAGATTTAACACATCAAGATAAATAAAACCCTAGAAGACTCAAGTTTTAGGCATATAGAAGCTTAATCAAAGCATGAGACAATCATATGTGAAAGAGTTACACTAAGAAACCTTAAAAGGATCTAGTAAATGCATACCttaggaattgagcatgattgATCGCATGTGTTGAAGGGTTGGATGCATACATTGGATAATACTTGATGTCAACTCTAAAACAAGAGGGGAAAAAGTCATCTTGGAAGCAAGGCCCCAAGGAGTAAGCTTGATACTACTTGGATGCATAGGAGACTTTGAAGAAACCATGTTACGAGAGTAAAAACTAAGCTATTAACTCAAGTAAAGGAACCATGCTATGAGAGAGAGTTAAAAACCAAGAAAGAAAGAGATTGGGGAAAGATTGAATGCATGATAAAGGAAACCATGCGTCCAAAGAAGCCTATGTGGAGGAAACTAAGGCACCATGCATTGAATTGTGTTTTCTTAGGGAGCTAGGTCAAGTTGATAGTGTTGGGATGTGTGCCCTAAAACCTCGTAGTTTTGTGTTAGTTGAATGAATGATTGGTCAGTTTTATGTAACTTATACAATGCTCTATTAAAATAAGATCCATGGTTAcctgatgtaacttaaacatgtatatggagacatacaggtggatcatgtttaagtgataagctaaatggtctatagtatatggatatgattgggtgccttatcctggtaacaatactgatacaacccgctttgtaaatgttacaattgttgtaatgtgttacaaatgatttgatcttgatcattcatgtgaagacatgtgagcgggatatcctatacaaagagtttgtataagactagaccacaaaattttgagtctctctttataacgtcaTTGCTAGAagatacttacatttcatcaggatgaccatagatgacttgaccttaatcctgagtgagttgtacaCTCCttcctatgagggcgatccttttatttgtataagTAAGGGTGGCTAGATTtgtcgacttaataagcctacaattttttagatttgtctgattgcagagttgggaacacagctacacaagaaaaaATTCACTTTCCCTATTGTtatggtaagtagataaattgctcctttaagggctgattctggagcttgaacaatgaggcgctTCACCCTTTTCTGGCTCAAGATGGGTTAAGTTATAGTTGGAATATAACATTgtccattagagggatcaatgatatttaaggagttagatgtaactgcatAAGTAAAATGACAATTTTGACTAAGCTGttcttacgagcaatttgtgaagataaatgcaatgttgattggttatatccaatgaacactaaaagatatctatagtgcaaagatgcagttgtcggtcttcattggagtgaccaacagttaatgaatgttgattaatttgataatctataggtccataagtgttggggttgatgccctaaatctcgtagggtcctgtagtgtgtaaacacttgtatgaacaaacattatgtgatttataatatatgatatttttattgtttatgaaatatttgatattttagttgcattaatcacaaacagataaactaagatccatggttatcgttgtaacttaaacatgtatgtggagacatacaagtggatcgtgctttaagtgataacttaaatggtctgtagtatatggataagatttggtaccttatcttggtgacactatgagtatggcccgctttgtaggtgttataaatgttgtaaagtgctacaaataatctgatactgaccattcatgtattaaatatgcaagcggggatattctatacaaagcagtttgtataagatcggaccacaaaatatttagtctcgttatataacgttgttcataaatgagactttcatttcactaggatgaccataagtaacatgaccttaatcctaagtgagttgtgaattcctgcctatgagagcggtctttttaatttgcatgagtgagagtggccagatcgtcgactcaacaagcctaccgttttgggaattcgtctgatcagagagctagaaactcagctacacaagatggaatttactcatttCCCGAaataagggtaagtagataaattgctcccttaagggctgattccaggtcttgaataatgtgcCACcattagtcatagtgggactatgatctattgtttattagagggatcagtggtatttaaggagttagatgtgactacatgggcaaaataataatttggcccaattgtacttacgagtgatttttGAAAgatcatcatactgttgattggttatatccaatagacatagaaatatatctgcagcgcgaagagtgtagttatcggtctttagtagagtacccgacagttaacggatggtgtataatgtgattaaagagtttagtcagttattgacgtactgttggagcttcaagctacatgtccataaagtccccttggtagctcaatggatttaagttgagaatcagtttttgggattaatttgaaataaattaataagagggaatttgtttgtattgatataattaaattaaattaaattatatataatataattgatataatatatttaacacattattgtttgattggaggaactcatatttggatatgattcaaatatattttctatgaataagattcatagtcattaaatttaatataaatatgatttatattaaatgccataaaataaagaaaaataactatgattgatacattatatctgatgcaatattaaaactataagttataaatataatattataagttagttctcatatttatttatatttattaattattttataattaaattctttttctccataaccacctttagtgggtagttatttagttttatgccAAATtgggataaaataaaattgttttaattattccaGAACACAAGTGATATATGGAGTGATTATCAATTGAGTTTCTATACGATCACTtgagagcctaaacgatcgagtaggaaGCCTATGTGATAGACTAGTTTTACTACACGAAAGTGTTGTTGCC encodes:
- the LOC120084209 gene encoding uclacyanin 1-like; the protein is MLPLQLFLCGSSLYVVILTEMEALRPGWAVRMIIVMVFTAIFFRCVTATNHSVGGSSGWDLNSNILAWSAATMFQVGDYLVFKYLPVHDVLEVNRTDFFNCRTVNPISTHSDGETVIRLIQPGSRYFICGRPQHCLMGLKLRVQVLQRLSDANNSNHGGANQEERLRPRHPPRPPPSSPPSPPIERPPMPDIPLAPSPCICSGVGEMMMKNDPINWCFVLLLIMKLTSIA